TTCTTCGTGAACCTCACCGATATGGCCTACAAGTGGGTGCCCACGGGCAACAACCTGTACGAAATCCGCGACCGCAAGACGGACAAGGCCAAGTGGACCGCCACCCGCGTGGATCTGGTGTTCGGCTCGAACTCCATCCTGCGCTCCTATGCGGAAGTCTACGCACAGGACGATAATCAGGAGAAGTTCGTGAACGACTTCGTTAACGCCTGGGCCAAGGTGATGAGCGCCGATCGGTTCGATCTGGTGTCCTGACTGCGGATCGCCGGTCCATTACAGTGGATCGGCAAGGCCCTTCAAAACGGCGTTTCAGCAGGACTGAAGCGCCGTTTTTTCTTTTGCTGCCCTCAATCCGCCGGCGTGGTCTGGCTAGAGGCCCTGGGCGCCACGGCGCAGCCAATTATGGACAAAGGCCAGTTTGTGGCGGGCATGGTCCGAGAGCACGAAGGGATACAGGTCGGGCAGCCCCATGGCACGGTTCACATGATTTACGCCCACGGTGAGCCCGGTGGCGACGTGAATCAGCCGCTCCGGATCCGGTTCGGAGTAGGGGTCCCAGCCGGCGTGGGGAATCTGCGGCGATGACAGGCCCGTGGCCACGAAACTGTCGGTAATATCCGTCAGGTGCAGCAGGTGTGCAGCCGTCTCTGCCCAGTCCTCGTGCGGATGGGCCGAGGCGTAGGCGGTCAGGTAGTGTTGCCGCCACTGGGCCGGTGGGCCGTTTTCGTAGTGGTACTGAAGGGCGGCAGGGTAGTTGATCCGCTCATCACCGAACATCCCCCGGAAAGCGTCGAGAAAGTCATCGCGGAGGCTGAGGCGCCACCACAGCATATGCGCGATCTCGTGGCGCATGTGACCCATCATGGTCCGATAGGGCTCTTCCAGTGCCTCGCGCCGTGTTGCCACCAGTACCGGGTCCACTTCCGCCACACTAATGGTGACGACACCCTCGGCATGGCCCATGGGCACCGGCGTAGGGCCTTCGGCGAGCAGGTGGAAAACCGGCGGGGCGCCCGGGTCTTCCGGGCGGAACCAATGCCAGCGACCGAGGTTGTCCAGCACCCAGCGCTTGGCAGCCTCCGTCTGCGCCCAGTTGGGAATCGCATCCGGTATCGATGGGTCGGGGGCCAGAGCCGTCATGGCGCAGGAGCGACAGAAGGCGCCTTTCTCCGGGGCGATCCAGTTACAGCCGATCACGTCCCGGTTGGCACAGAACGGCGGCATCGGCAGGAACGCCCGCGCCTGGGGATCGTAAGCGACCGGGGTGCCGTCGGCGGTGGCAAGGTTATCGAACCACAGTGAGCCACCACCGACGGGGTTGGCGAAAACGCGCATGAAAAAGGCTCCGACAGAGGGTGTGAATCACCATGGTGGGCGCACTACGCGAGTCTGTCTACCGACTTGGTGTTGCGCTCTCGAATCCGACGCTCATGGTCGACGGGCATAACGGGCTCGTCGCTACAGGCGGGTCTGGCGTTCGCGCTCCCCCTCCAGGCGCAATCCGGACGCCTCGGCCTGTTGCCGTAACCATTGCCGGAGCATGCGAATGCCCGGTTCGTTGCGGCGGCTCGTCTTGTAGGCGAGCCGGAACTCATCGCCGGTTCCTACCTGATAACAGGGAAGGACGACCATGTCTGGATCATCTGCGGGATCAATCATGTAGTCATTGGTGAGTGCGATCCCCTGGTGATAGCGAGCCGCCGCGTGGGCCATGAGCATATGGCTGAAGTGCTGCATACGGATGCTCCCGGGCAGCTCGCAATGATCAGCGGCCAGCCAGACCTGCCAGTCTTCCCCGGGTTGCCCGATGATGCTCGAGGCGGACAAGAGCGGGTAACGGGTCAACCATGCCGCCTCGATGTGCTCTGGCGTATCAGTGTCGATCAACCCGGCCTGGCGTAAATCGTCACACATCCACTGCCAGAATCGTCGACTACAGATCGGGAACAAACGCTCGGAGTAGAGCGGGTCCGAGCTGAAGCCGCGATGCTCTCCCTGGATGGTGATAAAGGCATCGGCGAGGCGCTCCGAGAGTGCCGGTGGCTCATGCAGCATTTCCAGCATGACCTCCAGTTGCGGATGGCGGCGTTGCAGGTCCGGCAAACGGGGGATCAACCAGCGCACCGCAAAGGAGCTGAACACGGCGAGACGCAGCTCCGTACCGCCATCCCCCCGCAGTCGCTCACTTGCCCGCTCAATCTGCGCCAGCCCCGAACTCACGGGCTCGAGATACTGCCGCCCCTGCTCCGTCAGTACGACGCGGTGGCCACCCCGCTGGAACAGGGCCTCGCCGAGGTTGTCTTCAAGCTGTTTGATGCTGTGACTGACAGCGCTCTGGCTAACCCGCAACTCCTCAGCGGCAAGGGAGAAGCTGCCCAGACGGGCCACAGCTTCGAAGACGGGCAGTGTTCTCAGGGGCGGCAACGGCATTATTCAAAAAACTAATGGATTCGAAATTCTTATCATTATACAAGATCGTGATCCCTGCCTAGCATGGCGCGCCATCATGGTACGGCACGTCAACGTGGAGGTTCAGGAGCATGTCGGGCCGGACATTGCAGGGGGCGATCATACTGCTGGTCATCGGCAACCTGGCAGCCATCTTCTCCGATATCATCATCAAGGTTCAGGGTTCCGATATCCCCCTGTTCCAGTTCGTCTTCATGCGGCTGTTGTGCACGCTGGCCATCCTGGCCCCGTTTCTGCCGATGATTGATCGGAAACAACTCTTTCGCGGCACCCGCATTCACCTGGTGCGCGCCCAGATCAGCATCATTGGCGTCGCCTGCATGGTGGTGGCACTCACCAATCTGCCTCTGGCCACGGCAAACGCACTGTTCTATGCCGCGCCGCTGATCGTCATGGTGCTGGCAGTCGCGGTGTTCAGGGAGAGGGCGACCGGGCTCAGCGTATTCGCGGTCATCAGCGGGTTCATCGGGATTCTGGTCATTCTCCGGCCGCTGGAGTTCTCCTGGCAGGGGGTTAGCGCTCTGGTGGCGGCAGCGGCGCTGGGTACGAATGCGCTGCTGGTCAGAAAGCTGCCCTGGGGCCAGTCCATGGCGCATATCCTTCTTCTCACCCACGTCTACGGGCTGCCCGTGGCGCTGGTGCTGATGCTCTGGGAGGGCGCGGCCTGGGACTGGACCCTGATGACAGCGGCCTTGGGGTCGGCAGTGTTCATTCTCGGTTATCACACCACGGTGATTCTTGCCTATCGGCATGTGGCGGCAAACCAGGTGACCAGCGCGGAGTACACCGGGCTGATCTGGGCAATCGCCTTCGGCTGGTGGTGGTTTCAGGAAGTACCGGATGTCTGGTTCTTCATTGGTTCCGCACTGATCGTGGGTCCGCTGGTGCTGCTGAGCCTGGCGGAGCGGCGTCGCACGCGGGGGACCACGCCGGTTGCCGCGCAACCGGCAACCCACCCTGACTAATGAGTTCCGAAAGGCCGGTAACGCTTGAGTAGTGTTGCGAGGAACACTGGACAGGCTGATGGATCGTGCCTGGCGCCAAAAAAAAAGCCCTTGAAAACAAGGGCTTCATGTTATGCCTGGTGGAGCTGAGGGGAATCGAACCCCTGACCTCGACAATGCGAATGTCGCGCTCTCCCAACTGAGCTACAGCCCCTTTGAAGGCGCGTAATATAGCATCGTCGCGCCGTTGCACCAAGCCCTTGCGGGCGGGGCCGGACGCCTGGTCAGCGCCCGGCCGTGGACGCTCAGCCCAGGGCGTTCTCGCACCGTTCACGGATCATGGAAGCGGCTTCCTCGGTGCCCAGGGAGTTGTTCTCATAGAGCGCCTCGGTGGATTCGCTGAGAACGTTCGCAGAAGCGTCGTGACTCGCATTGGCCTGAATTTCCCCGATCACCTCGTCGAGAGGCACGCCGTCGTCACGGGCATCGATCAGTTCAGGGGCCGCGGCTTCCTGTGCCGCACAGATGGAATCGGTGTTGTCGGCGCTGGCGGCAGCGCTGAAACCGAAAGCGATGGCTGCGAGTCCGAGTGTCGTCCGTTTCATGTCGCTTCATTCCTTTTCATAGTGGTGAATGTCGGGAGCCTCGTTGAGGGCTCCCGGAAAACCCTAGTTGAATGAAACGAAACCGGCAAGTGTTGCATTCCGGGGGCAGGCGGGTGCCGTGCATCTGCGTCCGCAGGCCGATGCGGCGCTACTCGAAGGCAGGGCTGATAACGTCCCGGTAGTTGCGTATGCGCTGCACATAGTGGACTGGTTCGTAGCCCCGCGCGTAACCGTGGCGTGTGCTCGGGTAGTAGCGCTTGTCCGCCTTGAGCGGGAGTACTTCCCGCATGTCCTGCCAGGAATCCGGGTTGCGGTCCAGATCGCGGGCGAGCTGGCGGGCATCCAGTAGATGCCCGCGACCGATGTTGTAGCTGGCCAGAGCCAGGAAGGTCCGGTCGGGCTCGGGGATAGAGTCGGGCAGGCGACGATGGCGGTCCGCAAGATAGCGGGCGCCGGCATCAATGGCCTGATCCGGATCGAGCCGATTGGTCACGCCCAGCGACTGTGCAGTGGGCTGCGTGAGCATCATGATCCCGCGCACCCCCGTGGGCGAGACAGCCTGTGGATCCCAGTGCGATTCCTGGTAAGCGAGGGCGGCCAGCAGATCCGCGGGCATGCCGGTCTCCTGCTCGGCGCGCAGGAAGGCGTCACGGAATCGCGGGAGGCGCTCCTCGATGCGGCGGTTCAGCGCGCGAAGGTCAACGAAATCGAACTCGCCGATATAGGCGTAGTAGCGCTGTTCCACCTGGGCGATGGTTTCGTCCCCCTGGCGGCTGTTCATCCATTCCCGCGCGGTGCTGGCCAGGCCCTCGGCGTCCCGGGGCAAGTACCAGCCAAGGTTGCGCCCGTCAGTCAGGTTCATCGCAACCTCCAGGGTGGGGAAATGGCGGCGCATTACCTGGACGATGTTGGCGTCTGCGACCACGCAGTCCACGGTCTGTTCGGCGACCCGGGAGAGCAGGATCTCGGTTGTGCGGTCGCTGTCCTCCGTGTACGCGATGTCCTCGTGTTGCTCCGCCAGACGGTCGAGGGTGTGCGTGTAGCTGGAGTTCGCCGTCACATGGATGTCCACGCCATCGAGAGCGTCGGGAGTCCGGGGCATGGGCCGGAATTCCCGGTGGCACACGAGCTGTTCCACCACCTCTGTGTGCGCCGGTCCGCGGGTGAAGTGCGCGTTCCGCGAGGCAACCTGAGTCAGCCCCGAGGCCGCGATGTGCGTTTCTCCGGCAGCCAGGGTTCCCAGCACCTCCCCGGTGGACCCGACCATGTTCCACTCCACGTCCCAGTCCTGGGCCTCGGCGAAGGCCGAAACCAGGGTGTACTCGGGCCCGGTGGGCTGTTCGTGGCGATCCAGGTAGTAGGTGGTGGAGCCGTTTCGAGCCGTGACGTGAAGCACCCCGGCTTCTTCCGGCGGTGCCAGTTGCAGAGGTCTCGTCTCGACATCCGGCCCGTACTCGATGGTGTCGTCACTGCACGCGGAGGCGAGTACGGCCAGACTGACGAAGGCGAGGTGTCGCCATGCCGGGCCGTGTTTGTCGGGATGGTCACTGCCTCGGTGGGCGCGCTGGAGCGTGGAACCTGTCGGGTCGGCCCGATCGGGGGCGCGTTGAATCATGGGGTATCCGTCGTTCAGGTGTACGCCCGGGAGGGTACATTAATTCCGACGCACTTTATCCTGCGCAATGTCAGTTGCGGACAGTCATCCCGGGCTTCCGGGCTGCGGCTGCAGTGTCTGCACGGGGTTTCAGCAGGATCGGCGTGTACAGCACGGCGTAGAGCGCGAAGGCGACCATCCACAGTACCCCGGAGGCTCCCATGAGCCAGGCGGGGCCAACGCCCAGGGCAACCAGGAGCCTTGCGGCGGCGGCCAGCAGGATTGCCGCGAAGCCACCGACCATCAGCGGGGGCGCCGCGAGGGGGCGACCGGAGTGCCCCAGGGCGACCCGGGCCATCATTCCCAGGCACAGCCCGCCCATGGCGCCGATCATCAGCAGGTGCACGCCGGCACTCCAGGTCCCGGCAATGCCTCCCACGTACGCTGCCTGCAGACCCAGGCCGAAGGGGATGAACAGATAACTGGCGTGCAGGATCCACAGCAGGGGGTCACGCACCGTGCCCCAGGGTTTCCACGCTAGCAGTCGCACCAGGGTGAACAGTGATGCCGCGGTCAGGACTACCGCGAGCCACGGATCCCGGCCGATCACCAGGTACACCGGCAGGATCGCCAGGGTGCTCAGGGTGGACGCCCAGTTCAGCCAGGGCCACTGGCGTACACCAAGCCCTGGCAGGCGGTTGGCGGTGAAGAAGGGAATGATGCGTCCGCCCATGAAGACCAGCAGCACGGTGATGAGCCAGATGGCGAGATCCATGGAGGTACTGCCGAGCCCGGGTGCCACGCCGTGGAAGTCGGCGTGAATCATGCCGTTGAGCACGGTAAAAGCCAGCAGCAGGGGGATAAAGGCGTAATTGCGCCGGTTCTCCGCAGGGATCAGCGCCGTGGCCAGCATGATCGCCAGCAGCGGGAAGAAGGCCAGATCCAGCACCGTAAGCAGCCACATGGGCATGGCCCCCGGCACCAGGAACCCGAGCCGTGCCGCCAGCCACAGGGTGACGAGAACCATGAGGCTGCGCGGGGTGCAGGTCTGCCGCTTGGTCCAGTTCTGCGCGGCGGTGAGCAGAAAGCCGGCGATGACGGCGGCGGTGAAGCCGAACAGCAGTTCGTGCCCGTGCCAGAGTATCGGGTCCCAGGGCCCCGGTGCCGGTGCCCCCGTGGTCAGAAAGCTGACCCAGACCACCATTACGAGCACGGCAAACCAGGACGCCACGAGGAAGAAGGGCCGAAAACCGATGGAGAGCAGAGGTGGTGCCATTGGCGTTGCCCCACGAAAATGCATTTGAACTACATGTTAGGTGCAGTCTAGCGGGGTTGGAAGAGCGGGAAATTGATCCAGAACAAGAGTCGACGACGCTGTCTCTACCGCAGCAGTAACCACGGAGTGAGGATCAGGCTGCCGGCAAGAATCAACGGAATTGCGAATAAAGTGACCCGCCAGCCTGCCTGCGCCATGTCCGCTACCCGCAGGCGCTCGCTGCCGAAGATGATGGCGTTGGGTGGTGTCGCCACGGGCAGCATGAAGGCACAGGAGGCCGCCAGGGCCACGGCGACGGCGAGCACCAGCGGTGGCCGGTCGATGGACAGCGCCACGCTGGTGACCACGGGCATGAGTGTGGCGGCGGTGGCCGTGTTGCTGGCCACATGACTGAGCAATATGGTCAGCCCGACCACCGCGGTGACCACCACAACCAGAGGCAGGGCGCCCAGCGCGGTGAGTTGCTCCGCCACGGCGGCGGCAAGGCCGCTGGCCTCGATGGCGGTGCCCAGGCTCAAACCGCCACCGATGAGTATGATCACGCCCCAGGGCAGCTCGCGGGTGCTCTTCCAGTCCAGCAGGGCGGCACGGCGCGGTCCGGCAGCCGGCAAAAGAAACAACGCGACGGCGGCCGTGATGGCGATGCCGGCGTCGGAGATCGAGGCCGCGGTAACTGTTTCCAGTAGTGGTCGAAAGACCCACGCCAGGGCGGTGCCCAGGAACACCAACAGCACCCGGCGCTCGCTTCCGGAAATGGGCCCGAGTTCGGCGCGGCGGTCACGGATGATCGCGCTGATGCCCTCGGCGGGGCGGCGGTCCAGTGGAAACGCCCAGCGTGTCAGCGCCCACCAGCAGGCCAGCAGTAACACCAGGCTCACCGGCATGCCCACGGCCATCCACTGGCCGAAGCCGATCTGCACGCCATACGTGTCGCTCATGAACCCCGCCAGAATGGCGTTGGGTGGCGTGCCGATGAGCGTCGCCATGCCGCCGACGTTGGCGCCAAAGGCGATTCCCAGCAGCAGCGCCAGGGAGAAGCGATGCTGTGACATCGCGTCGTGTTCGCCCCGGGTGGTGTCCATGACAGCGAGCACGGACAGGCCGATGGGCAGCATCATGGCGGCTGTGGCCGTATTGCTCACCCACATGCTGAGCCCCGCACTGCCCGCTAT
The DNA window shown above is from Aquisalimonas sp. 2447 and carries:
- a CDS encoding putative zinc-binding metallopeptidase; the encoded protein is MRVFANPVGGGSLWFDNLATADGTPVAYDPQARAFLPMPPFCANRDVIGCNWIAPEKGAFCRSCAMTALAPDPSIPDAIPNWAQTEAAKRWVLDNLGRWHWFRPEDPGAPPVFHLLAEGPTPVPMGHAEGVVTISVAEVDPVLVATRREALEEPYRTMMGHMRHEIAHMLWWRLSLRDDFLDAFRGMFGDERINYPAALQYHYENGPPAQWRQHYLTAYASAHPHEDWAETAAHLLHLTDITDSFVATGLSSPQIPHAGWDPYSEPDPERLIHVATGLTVGVNHVNRAMGLPDLYPFVLSDHARHKLAFVHNWLRRGAQGL
- a CDS encoding LysR family transcriptional regulator, with the protein product MPLPPLRTLPVFEAVARLGSFSLAAEELRVSQSAVSHSIKQLEDNLGEALFQRGGHRVVLTEQGRQYLEPVSSGLAQIERASERLRGDGGTELRLAVFSSFAVRWLIPRLPDLQRRHPQLEVMLEMLHEPPALSERLADAFITIQGEHRGFSSDPLYSERLFPICSRRFWQWMCDDLRQAGLIDTDTPEHIEAAWLTRYPLLSASSIIGQPGEDWQVWLAADHCELPGSIRMQHFSHMLMAHAAARYHQGIALTNDYMIDPADDPDMVVLPCYQVGTGDEFRLAYKTSRRNEPGIRMLRQWLRQQAEASGLRLEGERERQTRL
- a CDS encoding DMT family transporter translates to MSGRTLQGAIILLVIGNLAAIFSDIIIKVQGSDIPLFQFVFMRLLCTLAILAPFLPMIDRKQLFRGTRIHLVRAQISIIGVACMVVALTNLPLATANALFYAAPLIVMVLAVAVFRERATGLSVFAVISGFIGILVILRPLEFSWQGVSALVAAAALGTNALLVRKLPWGQSMAHILLLTHVYGLPVALVLMLWEGAAWDWTLMTAALGSAVFILGYHTTVILAYRHVAANQVTSAEYTGLIWAIAFGWWWFQEVPDVWFFIGSALIVGPLVLLSLAERRRTRGTTPVAAQPATHPD
- the mltF gene encoding membrane-bound lytic murein transglycosylase MltF, whose translation is MIQRAPDRADPTGSTLQRAHRGSDHPDKHGPAWRHLAFVSLAVLASACSDDTIEYGPDVETRPLQLAPPEEAGVLHVTARNGSTTYYLDRHEQPTGPEYTLVSAFAEAQDWDVEWNMVGSTGEVLGTLAAGETHIAASGLTQVASRNAHFTRGPAHTEVVEQLVCHREFRPMPRTPDALDGVDIHVTANSSYTHTLDRLAEQHEDIAYTEDSDRTTEILLSRVAEQTVDCVVADANIVQVMRRHFPTLEVAMNLTDGRNLGWYLPRDAEGLASTAREWMNSRQGDETIAQVEQRYYAYIGEFDFVDLRALNRRIEERLPRFRDAFLRAEQETGMPADLLAALAYQESHWDPQAVSPTGVRGIMMLTQPTAQSLGVTNRLDPDQAIDAGARYLADRHRRLPDSIPEPDRTFLALASYNIGRGHLLDARQLARDLDRNPDSWQDMREVLPLKADKRYYPSTRHGYARGYEPVHYVQRIRNYRDVISPAFE
- a CDS encoding NnrS family protein, coding for MAPPLLSIGFRPFFLVASWFAVLVMVVWVSFLTTGAPAPGPWDPILWHGHELLFGFTAAVIAGFLLTAAQNWTKRQTCTPRSLMVLVTLWLAARLGFLVPGAMPMWLLTVLDLAFFPLLAIMLATALIPAENRRNYAFIPLLLAFTVLNGMIHADFHGVAPGLGSTSMDLAIWLITVLLVFMGGRIIPFFTANRLPGLGVRQWPWLNWASTLSTLAILPVYLVIGRDPWLAVVLTAASLFTLVRLLAWKPWGTVRDPLLWILHASYLFIPFGLGLQAAYVGGIAGTWSAGVHLLMIGAMGGLCLGMMARVALGHSGRPLAAPPLMVGGFAAILLAAAARLLVALGVGPAWLMGASGVLWMVAFALYAVLYTPILLKPRADTAAAARKPGMTVRN
- a CDS encoding DASS family sodium-coupled anion symporter — protein: MTDAMDTGRTGRLIGFLVAPVVAVVLMLLGPPEGLDGDAWTVAVLTLFMATWWITEVVPIPVTALLPIVVLPVAGVGTPADVTTPYANPLVFLFLGGFVIALAIQQWGLHRRMALLLLHYCGQRPDHVVGGFIAGSAGLSMWVSNTATAAMMLPIGLSVLAVMDTTRGEHDAMSQHRFSLALLLGIAFGANVGGMATLIGTPPNAILAGFMSDTYGVQIGFGQWMAVGMPVSLVLLLACWWALTRWAFPLDRRPAEGISAIIRDRRAELGPISGSERRVLLVFLGTALAWVFRPLLETVTAASISDAGIAITAAVALFLLPAAGPRRAALLDWKSTRELPWGVIILIGGGLSLGTAIEASGLAAAVAEQLTALGALPLVVVVTAVVGLTILLSHVASNTATAATLMPVVTSVALSIDRPPLVLAVAVALAASCAFMLPVATPPNAIIFGSERLRVADMAQAGWRVTLFAIPLILAGSLILTPWLLLR